The following are from one region of the Ischnura elegans chromosome X, ioIscEleg1.1, whole genome shotgun sequence genome:
- the LOC124170774 gene encoding YY1-associated factor 2 isoform X2, which yields MKRGLVGREGERFQESEYEEEDREREDDIDREKRRKSEAEEGDGRISSQPILGLKMDQKKSPNRTKRHAKVLEDNFWDCSVCTYRNTAEAFKCLMCDVRKGTSTRKPRINPQLVAQQVAQQYTPTPLKPSKKEKEKLEKKGSSSDSKSLKKSRHPPRLKNVDRSSAQHREVTVNNVTVIITEFKPKLRKAASDQSGQSSSASSENGSQSESSVDARSGDLGTDSRSS from the exons ATGAAGAGGGGCTTAgttgggagggagggggaacGGTTCCAAGAAAGTGAATACGAGGAAGAAGATAGAGAAAGAGAGGATGATATTGacagagaaaaaagaagaaaaagcgAAGCGGAGGAAGGGGATGGCAGAATTTCATCCCAACCGATTTTGGGTCTGAAAATGGACCAGAAGAAGAGCCCAAATag GACTAAACGGCATGCTAAAGTTCTTGAGGACAACTTCTGGGATTGCAGTGTGTGTACTTATAGAAATACTGCAGAAGCCTTCAAGTGCCTGATGTGTGACGTCAGGAAAGGGACCTCCACCAG GAAGCCGAGGATCAACCCCCAGTTGGTGGCTCAACAGGTTGCTCAACAGTACACGCCAACGCCTCTCAAGCCAAgcaaaaaagagaaagagaagcTGGAGAAGAAGGGCTCGTCCTCGGATTCAAAATCTTTGAAGAAGAGTCGGCATCC GCCAAGACTGAAAAATGTGGACCGAAGCTCAGCACAGCATAGGGAGGTGACTGTGAATAATGTGACAGTCATTATCACAGAATTTAAGCCCAAACTGAGAAAGGCGGCCTCTGATCAGTCTGGACAGTCGAGCAGTGCATCGTCTGAGAATGGCAGCCAGTCAGAGTCTAGTGTTGATGCTCGCAGTGGTGACTTGGGAACAGACTCACGGAGTTCTTAA
- the LOC124170774 gene encoding YY1-associated factor 2 isoform X1 — protein sequence MKRGLVGREGERFQESEYEEEDREREDDIDREKRRKSEAEEGDGRISSQPILGLKMDQKKSPNRRTKRHAKVLEDNFWDCSVCTYRNTAEAFKCLMCDVRKGTSTRKPRINPQLVAQQVAQQYTPTPLKPSKKEKEKLEKKGSSSDSKSLKKSRHPPRLKNVDRSSAQHREVTVNNVTVIITEFKPKLRKAASDQSGQSSSASSENGSQSESSVDARSGDLGTDSRSS from the exons ATGAAGAGGGGCTTAgttgggagggagggggaacGGTTCCAAGAAAGTGAATACGAGGAAGAAGATAGAGAAAGAGAGGATGATATTGacagagaaaaaagaagaaaaagcgAAGCGGAGGAAGGGGATGGCAGAATTTCATCCCAACCGATTTTGGGTCTGAAAATGGACCAGAAGAAGAGCCCAAATag GAGGACTAAACGGCATGCTAAAGTTCTTGAGGACAACTTCTGGGATTGCAGTGTGTGTACTTATAGAAATACTGCAGAAGCCTTCAAGTGCCTGATGTGTGACGTCAGGAAAGGGACCTCCACCAG GAAGCCGAGGATCAACCCCCAGTTGGTGGCTCAACAGGTTGCTCAACAGTACACGCCAACGCCTCTCAAGCCAAgcaaaaaagagaaagagaagcTGGAGAAGAAGGGCTCGTCCTCGGATTCAAAATCTTTGAAGAAGAGTCGGCATCC GCCAAGACTGAAAAATGTGGACCGAAGCTCAGCACAGCATAGGGAGGTGACTGTGAATAATGTGACAGTCATTATCACAGAATTTAAGCCCAAACTGAGAAAGGCGGCCTCTGATCAGTCTGGACAGTCGAGCAGTGCATCGTCTGAGAATGGCAGCCAGTCAGAGTCTAGTGTTGATGCTCGCAGTGGTGACTTGGGAACAGACTCACGGAGTTCTTAA
- the LOC124170856 gene encoding uncharacterized protein LOC124170856 isoform X1 produces the protein MQVFLLPDSVSGMYKVVEFSNDHSIGIVHAEWLTPKKRHCLWPPYKVSSRYNKSLTEGEMPNDSWDVYPIHRTFYSTDELSIARQKLRQAETESELLSDFEETGKRKRRRAERFSPSDSDSEDQTPRNIIKHYPRPPTVNDSDDVPSPETGSVGEESPLNTEREAESLTSPVASPSSPGLVAIARYLAKLDKKLDEILQHQLESKSPTVVVPRRICVADTLKLPCDSYDEVMKIEEFLKDDGDDVTDFEHWLSLVGGKKVEHIVRRMLERLFTNRIAAEYNWTGKNSKYPLKDLKLIKVIYRAVRRNHKTLDVTDDEINTICSNWFRFTKDRDGGREARRKKEA, from the exons ATGCAAGTTTTTTTGTTGCCAGATTCGGTAAGCGGAATGTATAAGGTGGTGGAGTTTAGCAATGACCACTCCATTGGCATTGTCCATGCGGAGTGGCTAACTCCTAAAAAGAGGCATTGCCTATGGCCTCCTTATAAGGTATCCTCCCGTTATAATAAGTCGCTAACAGAAGGAGAAATGCCGAATGATTCGTGGGATGTTTACCCGATCCATCGGACTTTTTATTCTACTG ATGAGTTATCTATAGCTAGACAGAAACTCAGGCAAGCAGAAACTGAATCAGAGCTGCTATCTGACTTTGAAGAGACAGGGAAGCGGAAACGAAGGAGAGCCGAGAGGTTTTCTCCAAGCGATAGTGACAGTGAGGACCAGACTCCCAGGAACATCATTAAACACTATCCACGGCCACCCACTGTGAATGATTCAG atGACGTACCTTCTCCAGAAACTGGTAGTGTGGGTGAGGAATCACCTTTAAATACTGAGAGGGAGGCAGAATCTCTAACTTCACCag TGGCTTCGCCTTCTTCACCTGGATTAGTGGCCATTGCCAGATATTTGGCCAAACTAGATAAGAAATTGGACGAGATATTGCAACATCAACTCGAATCCAAAAGCCCTACAGTTGTTGTTCCCAGAAGAATATGTGTGGCTGATACATTGAAGCTGCCTTGTGACAGTTATGATGAAGTTATGAAGATAGAAGAATTCTTAAaagatgatggtgatgatgtAACAGATTTT GAACACTGGCTGAGCCTTGTAGGAGGCAAAAAAGTAGAGCACATTGTTCGGCGGATGTTGGAAAGGTTATTCACCAATAGGATTGCAGCCGAGTACAACTGGACGGGTAAAAATAGTAAATACCCATTGAAAGACCTGAAGCTTATCAAGGTTATTTATA GAGCTGTGAGAAGGAACCATAAGACATTGGATGTCACAGATGATGAGATAAATACGATTTGCAGCAATTGGTTCAGGTTCACCAAGGATCGTGATGGAGGACGAGAGGCAAGGCGTAAGAAAGAGGCCTGA
- the LOC124170856 gene encoding uncharacterized protein LOC124170856 isoform X2, translating to MYKVVEFSNDHSIGIVHAEWLTPKKRHCLWPPYKVSSRYNKSLTEGEMPNDSWDVYPIHRTFYSTDELSIARQKLRQAETESELLSDFEETGKRKRRRAERFSPSDSDSEDQTPRNIIKHYPRPPTVNDSDDVPSPETGSVGEESPLNTEREAESLTSPVASPSSPGLVAIARYLAKLDKKLDEILQHQLESKSPTVVVPRRICVADTLKLPCDSYDEVMKIEEFLKDDGDDVTDFEHWLSLVGGKKVEHIVRRMLERLFTNRIAAEYNWTGKNSKYPLKDLKLIKVIYRAVRRNHKTLDVTDDEINTICSNWFRFTKDRDGGREARRKKEA from the exons ATGTATAAGGTGGTGGAGTTTAGCAATGACCACTCCATTGGCATTGTCCATGCGGAGTGGCTAACTCCTAAAAAGAGGCATTGCCTATGGCCTCCTTATAAGGTATCCTCCCGTTATAATAAGTCGCTAACAGAAGGAGAAATGCCGAATGATTCGTGGGATGTTTACCCGATCCATCGGACTTTTTATTCTACTG ATGAGTTATCTATAGCTAGACAGAAACTCAGGCAAGCAGAAACTGAATCAGAGCTGCTATCTGACTTTGAAGAGACAGGGAAGCGGAAACGAAGGAGAGCCGAGAGGTTTTCTCCAAGCGATAGTGACAGTGAGGACCAGACTCCCAGGAACATCATTAAACACTATCCACGGCCACCCACTGTGAATGATTCAG atGACGTACCTTCTCCAGAAACTGGTAGTGTGGGTGAGGAATCACCTTTAAATACTGAGAGGGAGGCAGAATCTCTAACTTCACCag TGGCTTCGCCTTCTTCACCTGGATTAGTGGCCATTGCCAGATATTTGGCCAAACTAGATAAGAAATTGGACGAGATATTGCAACATCAACTCGAATCCAAAAGCCCTACAGTTGTTGTTCCCAGAAGAATATGTGTGGCTGATACATTGAAGCTGCCTTGTGACAGTTATGATGAAGTTATGAAGATAGAAGAATTCTTAAaagatgatggtgatgatgtAACAGATTTT GAACACTGGCTGAGCCTTGTAGGAGGCAAAAAAGTAGAGCACATTGTTCGGCGGATGTTGGAAAGGTTATTCACCAATAGGATTGCAGCCGAGTACAACTGGACGGGTAAAAATAGTAAATACCCATTGAAAGACCTGAAGCTTATCAAGGTTATTTATA GAGCTGTGAGAAGGAACCATAAGACATTGGATGTCACAGATGATGAGATAAATACGATTTGCAGCAATTGGTTCAGGTTCACCAAGGATCGTGATGGAGGACGAGAGGCAAGGCGTAAGAAAGAGGCCTGA